In one window of Helianthus annuus cultivar XRQ/B chromosome 17, HanXRQr2.0-SUNRISE, whole genome shotgun sequence DNA:
- the LOC110922524 gene encoding peptidyl-prolyl cis-trans isomerase CYP21-1 yields MAREKSNLVRPRFLIFFLIGSLLIFIVFSSFFHQEEEAVEEVYDVTHRVYLDVDVDKQHIGRIVIGLYGDVVPKTVENFRALCTGELGKCASGKPLHYKGTPFHRIIVGFMIQGGDIVYRDGRGNESIYGGTFRDENFKIKQSHAGMVAMVNTGPDSNGSQFFISTVKAYWLDGEHVVFGEVIEGMDNVWAIEGMAGTYSGKPRKKVIITDSGEIPRSEWNVVDTTSES; encoded by the exons ATGGCTCGAGAGAAGTCGAATCTTGTACGGCCGCGATTCCTGATCTTCTTCCTAATTGGTTCACTTCTTATCTTCATTGTCTTCTCCTCCTTCTTTCACCAG GAGGAAGAGGCAGTGGAAGAGGTATACGACGTTACACATAGAGTATACCTGGATGTGgatgttgataagcaacatatag GAAGAATTGTTATCGGATTGTATGGTGATGTTGTGCCAAAAACTGTTG AAAATTTCCGAGCTCTATGCACAG GGGAATTGGGAAAATGTGCTAGTGGTAAACCGCTACACTATAAAGGAACACCATTCCATCGGATCATTGTCGGCTTCATGATTCAAGGAGGAGATATTGTCTACCGTGACGGGCGTGGAAATGAATCCATATACGGTGGCACATTTCGTGATGAGAATTTTAAAATCAAACAGTCACATGCAG GTATGGTGGCTATGGTGAATACGGGACCAGATTCCAATGGCTCACAATTCTTTATCTCCACAGTTAAGGCCTATTG GTTGGATGGGGAACATGTTGTGTTTGGTGAAGTGATTGAAGGGATGGATAATGTGTGGGCGATAGAAGGAATGGCGGGCACTTACAGTGGCAAACCTCGTAAAAAGGTGATCATTACTGATTCCGGTGAAATCCCAAGAAGCGAATGGAATGTCGTCGACACCACTAGTGAATCATGA
- the LOC110924659 gene encoding uncharacterized protein LOC110924659, producing the protein MDENNVTFLNNLDWKSKLFTIKIKVLRLWIRVNPKREGEILGTEMVVMDEQGTRMQATVWSKFMKKHEILLNENESYYIYKSQLSVIKSNFKHFDKEHAISLNFDTSVKKCENFDGSLYGIRLASFESIKGGEVDVKYRVDFIGYVDEWSEPKMTKTKMGKDSKYMNLQLLDEEGIKLNCTLWDEYCDEMFGYIQSHKEEVHVVLLVQFGKTTLSNAFHITRLFINADIEEIRLFRTKFVEKICKTSSNGQKSIGSSGSISVADDFLVKHPFSNFCDITLLDKFLIMGVDDKDDWYYLGCEECTRKVETTMVIEDAEDGAEEPKFKQVLVCSNQDCPKEVVAATPIFRIPIRVQDYAAIASLTLFDREARKMFGMTAIQLLEKCKVDQASLQEKTIPYQFKYLNDKKFAFKIQISQFNIDNHIDGYAVHKLGVDEASADVSLSDMSTQNPFALKDAVDSIGDSFTPDCI; encoded by the exons ATGGATGAAAATAATGTTACTTTCTTAAACAATCTTGATTGGAAATCCAAGTTGTTTACCATCAAAATCAAGGTGTTAAGACTTTGGATTCGTGTGAATCCAAAAAGAGAAGGAGAAATCCTTGGTACTGAAATGGTGGTCATGGATGAGCAG GGTACCAGGATGCAGGCAACTGTTTGGAGCAAGTTTATgaaaaaacatgaaattttgcttAATGAAAACGAGTCTTATTACATTTATAAATCTCAACTTTCTGTCATTAAGTCAAATTTCAAACACTTTGATAAGGAACATGCTATTAGCTTAAACTTTGATACATCTGTTAAAAAGTGTGAGAACTTTGATGGAAGTTTATATGGTATTCGGTTAGCATCTTTTGAGTCCATTAAAGGCGGTGAAGTCGATGTCAAGTATCGAGTTG attttattGGATATGTAGATGAGTGGTCTGAACCAAAGATGACCAAAACGAAGATGGGAAAAGATagcaaatacatgaacttgcaATTGCTGGATGAAGA GGGTATCAAGTTAAACTGCACTTTATGGGATGAGTATTGTGATGAGATGTTTGGTTACATTCAGAGTCATAAAGAAGAAGTTCATGTTGTTCTGCTTGTGCAGTTTG GGAAGACGACGTTATCTAATGCTTTCCATATAACAAGGCTGTTTATCAATGCTGACATAGAGGAGATTCGTTTATTTAGAACAAA GTTTGTTGAGAAGATATGTAAAACATCTTCTAATGGTCAGAAATCAATTGGTTCATCTGGAAGCATAAGCGTTGCGGATGACTTTTTAGTGAAGCATCCGTTTTCCAATTTCTGCGATATTACGCTCTTGGATAAG TTCTTGATCATGGGTGTGGATGATAAAGATGATTGGTACTACCTTGGTTGTGAGGAGTGCACTCGGAAGGTTGAGACAACTATGGTCATTGAGGATGCTGAAGACGGTGCTGAAGAACCGAAGTTTAAACAGGTTTTAGTTTGCTCAAATCAAGATTGTCCTAAGGAGGTTGTGGCTGCGACTCCGAT TTTTAGGATTCCAATAAGAGTACAAGATTATGCAGCTATTGCCTCTTTGACTTTGTTCGACCGTGAAGCTAGAAAAATGTTTGGTATGACTGCAATTCAATTGCTTGAGAAGTGTAAAGTGGATCAG GCATCTTTGCAAGAGAAAACCATTCCCTATCAGTTTAAATATTTGAATGATAAGAAGTTTGCCTTTAAGATTCAAATTAGTCAATTCAATATTGACAACCATATTGATGGTTATGCTGTTCATAAGTTG GGTGTGGACGAGGCGTCTGCTGATGTTTCACTTAGTGATATGTCAACTCAAAACCCTTTTGCTCTAAAG GATGCCGTGGATTCTATTGGTGATAGCTTCACACCCGATTGCATTTGA